The Hymenobacter sp. 5317J-9 genome has a window encoding:
- a CDS encoding DNA methyltransferase, with product MPLPFPTPPYLPDDPASFEAAERLGQLHDGLRATGFGEVPAQDRAFEELLVRVAFCCFAEDNGIFEKNQFRHLLEAHTRPDGADTAARLQELFQVLSHPVAQRPAQLPPWLATLPYLGEALFGEALPLPAFTTELREQLLACTRCAWERISPTVFGSLFLAVDDPNKRQWLDARYTPDVHIFKIIGPLFLDELHQQLAQAGHDAARLEALHQRLSTIKLFDPACSGGNVLVVAYRELRLLELAVVQARGGKAPEGKPRPEAVPRVKLSQCAGLALETFPARVAALALWLADHQLNQQFAAALGQPSVRRPVAEAAHILCRFELTAGWETTFPGVDFILSNFLNSGDVSPKYWHPDRLTSAEPRYVGGSNLQQIAKYMQHALHVRAAFILFKNDMQGPNRAAEWQELLQDYDLSLLFAHRPFAWKALPGGHATGSNVVVGLGKATGQPRQLFAYDTPLSEPRLQLVPHINHYLLAAPDAWFAPRTGPLAPVPRLAEGSSPFDGGHTMLSEDQRHALLAREPAAASYVHPFLSSIFYRDPRRLWCVRLAEVPAHAWPELPRLRKMRDAVHAYRQDSSLAFGTADASTYDWSEDEAPVATGFIALAPGIRPEVEHLAAALLAPGMMAASGVEYIAPATPYLFGLIISAMFGAWVRQLCDTWKYGYRNDGALTYYHFPFPLAPTPGQVAAVEAAVAAVHAAPKSHAAQIPVHGYWHDDLTPELAAAVAHLDAAVERCFRPEPFATEQERLEFLFAAYHERVTKEETAGK from the coding sequence ATGCCCCTCCCGTTCCCGACTCCACCCTACCTGCCCGACGACCCTGCCAGCTTTGAAGCCGCTGAGCGGCTCGGGCAGCTGCACGATGGCTTGCGCGCCACGGGCTTCGGCGAAGTACCCGCCCAGGACCGGGCCTTCGAAGAGCTGCTGGTGCGCGTGGCCTTCTGCTGTTTTGCCGAAGACAACGGCATTTTCGAGAAAAATCAGTTTCGGCACCTGCTGGAAGCGCACACCCGCCCCGACGGCGCCGACACCGCCGCGCGGCTGCAAGAGCTATTCCAGGTGCTGAGCCATCCGGTGGCTCAGCGCCCGGCCCAGCTACCGCCCTGGCTGGCCACGCTGCCCTACCTGGGCGAAGCGCTGTTTGGCGAAGCGCTGCCGCTGCCGGCCTTCACGACCGAGCTGCGCGAGCAGCTGCTGGCCTGCACGCGCTGCGCCTGGGAGCGCATTTCCCCCACCGTTTTTGGCTCCCTGTTTCTGGCCGTGGATGACCCCAACAAGCGGCAATGGCTTGATGCGCGCTACACGCCCGACGTACACATTTTCAAAATCATCGGGCCGTTGTTTCTGGACGAGCTGCACCAGCAACTGGCCCAGGCCGGCCACGACGCGGCCCGCCTGGAGGCCCTGCATCAGCGCCTCAGCACCATCAAGCTGTTCGACCCCGCCTGCAGCGGCGGCAACGTGCTGGTGGTGGCTTACCGTGAGCTGCGCCTGCTGGAGCTGGCCGTGGTACAGGCACGCGGCGGCAAAGCACCCGAAGGGAAGCCGCGCCCGGAAGCAGTGCCGCGGGTGAAGCTGAGCCAGTGCGCCGGCCTGGCGCTCGAAACCTTCCCGGCCCGGGTGGCTGCGCTGGCCCTCTGGCTGGCAGACCACCAGCTGAACCAGCAGTTTGCGGCCGCCCTGGGGCAGCCGTCTGTGCGCCGGCCGGTGGCGGAGGCTGCGCATATCCTGTGCCGCTTTGAGCTCACGGCGGGGTGGGAAACAACGTTTCCGGGTGTCGATTTTATCCTGAGCAATTTTCTGAACAGCGGCGATGTCAGCCCGAAATACTGGCACCCCGACCGCCTCACTTCGGCGGAGCCGCGCTATGTGGGCGGCAGCAATTTGCAGCAGATAGCCAAGTATATGCAGCACGCGCTGCATGTGCGCGCTGCTTTCATACTTTTTAAAAACGACATGCAGGGCCCCAACCGCGCCGCGGAATGGCAAGAGTTGCTGCAGGACTATGACCTCAGCCTCTTGTTTGCCCACCGGCCGTTTGCCTGGAAAGCGCTGCCCGGTGGGCATGCCACTGGCAGCAACGTGGTGGTGGGCCTGGGCAAGGCCACGGGCCAGCCCCGGCAGCTGTTTGCCTACGACACCCCGCTGAGCGAACCCCGCCTGCAACTGGTGCCCCACATCAATCACTACCTGCTGGCTGCTCCCGATGCCTGGTTTGCCCCCCGAACCGGGCCCCTGGCCCCGGTGCCGCGGCTTGCCGAAGGCAGCTCGCCATTCGATGGAGGGCACACCATGCTGTCGGAAGACCAACGGCACGCGCTACTGGCCCGGGAGCCGGCCGCGGCGTCTTACGTCCACCCGTTCCTGTCGTCCATCTTTTACCGCGACCCCAGGCGGCTGTGGTGCGTGCGGCTGGCCGAAGTGCCCGCCCACGCTTGGCCGGAGCTGCCGCGGCTGCGCAAGATGCGCGATGCCGTGCATGCGTACCGGCAGGACAGCTCCTTGGCCTTCGGAACGGCCGATGCATCGACTTACGACTGGTCGGAAGACGAAGCGCCGGTGGCCACCGGTTTCATTGCCCTGGCCCCGGGCATTCGCCCCGAGGTAGAGCATTTGGCGGCAGCCTTACTGGCTCCAGGTATGATGGCTGCGAGCGGCGTCGAATACATTGCTCCGGCCACCCCTTACCTGTTCGGGCTGATTATCTCGGCCATGTTTGGCGCCTGGGTGCGCCAGCTGTGCGACACCTGGAAGTATGGCTACCGCAACGACGGCGCCCTTACCTACTATCATTTCCCCTTTCCCTTGGCCCCCACCCCTGGGCAGGTAGCCGCCGTAGAAGCCGCCGTGGCCGCCGTGCACGCGGCGCCCAAGTCGCACGCCGCCCAAATCCCCGTGCATGGGTATTGGCACGACGACCTTACGCCGGAGCTGGCGGCCGCCGTGGCCCACCTCGATGCGGCCGTGGAGCGGTGCTTCCGCCCCGAGCCCTTTGCCACCGAGCAAGAGCGACTGGAGTTTCTGTTCGCAGCCTACCACGAACGAGTGACCAAGGAAGAAACGGCAGGCAAGTAA
- a CDS encoding acyl-ACP desaturase — protein sequence MQTSISITRGEVLQQMEGYLKENMSTFLKSVEDSWQPADYLPDSRRDTFFDEVKELREKAGGLSYDLLAVLIGDTITEEALPNYEAWFHELDNINRDRNNGWAEWIRGWTAEENRHGDLLNRYLYLSGRVNMREFEVSTQYLINDAFDLGTANDPYRAFVYTSYQEQATNISHRRVGQLARKAGDDQLSKICGMIAGDETRHARVYKAFVSKIFELDPSEMMLAFEDMMRKKIVMPAHYMREMGVEMGKTFGHFTDAAQRLGVYTSNDYTDILDSLITDWKIEHIGGLTGEAEKARDYIMALPNRLRRVADRMPVPKLEYKFKWID from the coding sequence ATGCAAACCTCCATTTCGATTACCCGCGGCGAAGTCCTTCAGCAGATGGAAGGCTACCTCAAGGAAAACATGAGCACCTTCCTCAAAAGCGTGGAAGACAGCTGGCAGCCCGCCGACTACCTGCCCGATTCGCGCCGCGACACGTTTTTTGACGAAGTAAAAGAGCTGCGCGAAAAAGCCGGCGGCCTGAGCTACGACCTGCTGGCCGTGCTCATCGGCGACACCATCACCGAAGAAGCCCTGCCCAACTACGAGGCCTGGTTCCACGAACTCGACAACATCAACCGCGACCGCAACAACGGCTGGGCTGAGTGGATTCGGGGCTGGACGGCCGAGGAAAACCGCCACGGCGACCTCCTGAACCGCTACCTCTACCTCTCGGGCCGCGTGAACATGCGCGAGTTTGAGGTGAGCACCCAGTACCTCATCAACGACGCCTTCGACCTGGGCACGGCCAACGACCCGTACCGCGCCTTCGTGTACACGAGCTACCAGGAGCAGGCCACCAACATTTCGCACCGCCGCGTGGGCCAGCTGGCTCGCAAAGCCGGCGACGACCAGCTGTCCAAAATCTGCGGCATGATTGCCGGCGACGAAACCCGCCACGCCCGCGTGTACAAGGCCTTCGTGAGCAAGATTTTTGAGCTGGACCCCTCCGAAATGATGCTGGCTTTCGAGGACATGATGCGTAAGAAGATTGTGATGCCGGCCCACTACATGCGCGAAATGGGCGTGGAAATGGGCAAAACCTTCGGCCACTTCACTGACGCCGCCCAGCGCCTGGGCGTGTACACGAGCAACGACTATACCGACATCCTGGACTCGCTCATCACGGACTGGAAAATTGAGCACATCGGCGGCCTGACCGGCGAAGCCGAAAAAGCCCGCGACTACATCATGGCCCTTCCCAACCGCCTGCGCCGCGTGGCCGACCGCATGCCCGTGCCCAAGCTGGAGTACAAGTTCAAGTGGATTGACTAA
- a CDS encoding methylated-DNA--[protein]-cysteine S-methyltransferase, with translation MTDYQRIAAALSFLQANFQTQPSLEEAAERARWSPFHFQRKFQEWAGVSPKKFLQYLSLDHAKQLLRQQASVAEAAYETGLSGTGRLHDLFVTLEAMTPGEYRHGGAALAIQYSFGESPFGTYLVASTAKGICKLVFVDDEQAALAELRQEWPNALLTPAETAVHAQVARFFARTFSPTDRLHLHLKGTAFQLKIWESLLRIPEGQLRTYSQLAAAAENGAAVRAAGTAIGANPVGYLIPCHRVIRGTGEFGQYRWGATRKAALLGWEAAQTIRIHEAA, from the coding sequence ATGACTGACTACCAACGCATCGCCGCCGCGCTGTCCTTCCTCCAAGCAAATTTTCAGACCCAGCCCAGCCTGGAAGAAGCCGCCGAGCGCGCCCGCTGGAGCCCGTTTCACTTCCAGCGCAAGTTTCAGGAATGGGCCGGCGTGTCGCCCAAGAAATTCCTGCAATACCTCAGCCTCGACCACGCCAAGCAGCTGCTGCGCCAGCAGGCCTCAGTAGCTGAAGCGGCTTACGAAACCGGCCTCTCCGGCACCGGCCGCCTGCACGACCTGTTCGTGACGCTGGAAGCCATGACGCCCGGTGAGTACCGCCACGGCGGCGCCGCGCTGGCCATTCAGTACAGCTTCGGCGAGAGTCCGTTCGGGACTTACCTGGTGGCATCCACGGCCAAAGGCATCTGCAAGCTGGTGTTTGTCGATGACGAGCAAGCGGCACTGGCTGAGCTCCGGCAGGAATGGCCCAACGCCTTGCTCACGCCAGCCGAAACCGCTGTCCACGCCCAGGTGGCGCGGTTTTTTGCCCGCACTTTCTCCCCCACCGACCGGCTACACCTGCACCTGAAAGGAACCGCGTTTCAGCTCAAAATCTGGGAGTCGCTGCTGCGCATTCCCGAAGGCCAGTTGCGCACCTACTCGCAGCTGGCCGCGGCAGCCGAAAATGGCGCGGCCGTGCGCGCGGCCGGCACCGCCATCGGGGCCAATCCGGTGGGCTACCTCATCCCCTGCCACCGCGTCATCCGCGGCACAGGAGAATTTGGCCAGTACCGCTGGGGCGCCACGCGCAAAGCCGCCCTGCTAGGTTGGGAGGCAGCGCAGACCATCAGAATCCACGAAGCAGCATAA
- a CDS encoding DUF427 domain-containing protein — protein sequence MKAIWNNTVIAESDDTVVVENNHYFPADAIKKEFFEDSIAQTTCPWKGRASYYSLNVNGEKNKDAAWYYPEPKDAAKEIKGRVAFWKGVRVEK from the coding sequence ATGAAAGCCATTTGGAACAACACGGTTATCGCCGAAAGCGACGACACCGTTGTGGTTGAAAACAACCACTATTTCCCCGCCGACGCCATCAAAAAAGAGTTTTTTGAGGACAGCATTGCCCAAACCACCTGCCCCTGGAAAGGCCGCGCCAGCTACTATTCGCTGAACGTGAACGGCGAGAAAAACAAAGACGCCGCCTGGTACTACCCCGAGCCCAAAGACGCCGCCAAGGAAATCAAAGGCCGCGTGGCGTTCTGGAAAGGCGTGCGCGTGGAGAAGTAA
- a CDS encoding DUF4112 domain-containing protein, with protein MLPRTQARPPATFDADERLRWVERIARLMDSQFALPGTRFRFGLDPLLGLLPIVGDLSTTVVSVALLLTMFRHGASGALVVRMALNILIDTVVGGIPILGNLFDFAYKSNERNVALLRAHYAEGRHTGSGKGLVLLLLLFLAAVVALVGWGSYELLRWGWHFFNQ; from the coding sequence ATGCTTCCCCGCACCCAAGCCCGTCCGCCTGCCACCTTCGACGCCGATGAGCGCCTGCGCTGGGTCGAGCGCATTGCCCGGCTCATGGACAGCCAGTTTGCGCTGCCCGGCACCCGCTTCCGCTTTGGCCTCGACCCGCTGCTGGGCCTGTTGCCCATAGTCGGCGACTTATCGACCACCGTGGTATCGGTGGCTTTGCTCCTGACCATGTTTCGGCACGGGGCCAGTGGGGCGCTGGTGGTGCGCATGGCCCTTAATATCCTCATCGATACGGTAGTGGGCGGCATTCCCATCCTCGGCAACCTGTTCGACTTTGCCTACAAAAGCAACGAGCGCAACGTGGCCCTGCTGCGCGCCCACTACGCCGAAGGCCGCCACACCGGCAGCGGCAAGGGTCTGGTGCTGCTCCTGCTGCTTTTCCTGGCTGCGGTAGTGGCGCTGGTGGGGTGGGGTAGCTACGAGCTGCTGCGCTGGGGCTGGCATTTCTTCAATCAATAG
- a CDS encoding PKD domain-containing protein, translated as MPLPDGSCALAGYQSRLTASGDTLGSRYFGLPNDYDQFTDVRPSANGGLLPCGVIGLANGQQQQGWLLQLDSLNRVQWQQRTPVGSAVPNFVFYRCLALAGGGALVQGSRLAPNRLDVFTDLYMAAYQPNGAGGAAANWQRFTSPPTTDEPYGDWDLSTRGELTVSGSIDFGHTLALMRLQLAERPYVPNLCQTPPQAALGFAPTAGGDSLRFFALTGAGPRYAQLVRWRWDFGDGSTFDGPPPPPHRYAAGAGTAVRLTVTNNLGCMATAVAFPFALATAAQRALQASFSVFPTTAGAGGTATVQLPGLRPQPPIAASCATPRASWCGTSSGRRRRWLGVPLGLSGLAPGVYSLRLLAREVTLVKRLVVQ; from the coding sequence GTGCCCCTGCCCGACGGTTCCTGTGCGCTGGCCGGCTACCAGTCGCGGCTCACGGCCAGCGGCGACACGCTAGGCTCACGCTACTTCGGCCTGCCGAACGACTACGACCAGTTCACCGACGTGCGGCCGAGCGCCAACGGTGGCCTGCTGCCGTGCGGCGTCATCGGGCTGGCCAACGGCCAACAGCAGCAGGGCTGGCTGCTGCAACTCGACAGCTTGAACCGCGTGCAGTGGCAGCAGCGCACCCCGGTCGGTTCCGCAGTGCCCAACTTTGTGTTTTACCGCTGCCTGGCTCTGGCCGGCGGGGGCGCCTTGGTGCAGGGCTCACGACTGGCCCCTAACCGGCTGGATGTATTTACTGACTTGTACATGGCCGCTTACCAGCCCAACGGGGCGGGCGGGGCTGCCGCAAACTGGCAGCGATTCACCTCCCCCCCCACCACCGACGAGCCCTACGGCGATTGGGACTTGAGCACACGAGGCGAGCTTACCGTTAGCGGAAGCATCGACTTTGGCCACACGCTGGCCCTGATGCGCCTGCAGCTGGCCGAGCGCCCCTACGTGCCGAACCTGTGCCAGACGCCGCCGCAGGCCGCGCTGGGCTTTGCCCCCACCGCCGGCGGCGACAGCCTGCGCTTCTTCGCCCTCACCGGCGCCGGGCCGCGCTACGCCCAGCTCGTGCGCTGGCGCTGGGATTTCGGCGACGGCAGCACCTTCGACGGGCCCCCGCCCCCGCCCCACCGCTACGCCGCCGGCGCCGGCACGGCCGTGCGCCTCACCGTCACCAACAACCTGGGCTGCATGGCCACGGCCGTGGCTTTTCCTTTCGCCCTGGCCACCGCCGCCCAGCGCGCGCTGCAAGCCAGCTTCAGCGTGTTTCCCACCACGGCCGGGGCGGGCGGCACGGCCACGGTGCAGCTGCCGGGCCTGCGCCCCCAGCCTCCCATAGCGGCGAGCTGCGCAACGCCCAGGGCCAGCTGGTGCGGTACGAGCAGTGGGCGTCGGCGGCGTTGGCTCGGCGTGCCGCTGGGCCTGAGCGGCCTGGCCCCGGGCGTGTACAGCCTGCGCCTGCTGGCCCGGGAGGTAACATTGGTCAAGCGTCTGGTGGTGCAGTAA
- a CDS encoding sigma 54-interacting transcriptional regulator translates to MANNQLPTNHFAHITTLGQLKKSAYKSRSVKAELRENLIRKLRVKEDVFPGIFGYDETVIPELQRAILAGHHINLLGLRGQAKTRIARLLINLLDDYMPVVAGSELNDDPLQPLSVFAKNLIAEKGDDTPVAWVHRDERYTEKLATPDVSVADLIGDADPIKAATLKLPYSDERVIHFGLIPRAHRGIFVINELPDLQARIQVSLFNILQEGDIQIRGFKVRLPLDIQFVFTANPEDYTNRGSIVTPLKDRIDAQIITHYPKSIEIGKRITKQEARIKDEQKGMVTSNEVIHDLVEQVAVEARGSEFVDAKSGVSARLTISAYEQVIAGAERRALVNGESNTYVRLGDFISAVPAVTGKVELVYEGEQEGAGIVAEKLMGKAIRTLFLNYFPDPDKSKKLKNRPSPYKTVQEWFGNGHTLDLLHDASTEDYRKALDQVPGLRDIVTELHPNETPEHTYFLMEFLLHGLSEHSLISRNRLTSGAQFKDLLSSMFTMPSFGDDDDEDEEEEKPRRRR, encoded by the coding sequence ATGGCTAACAATCAGCTTCCAACTAACCATTTCGCACACATTACCACTCTCGGCCAACTGAAAAAGTCGGCCTACAAATCCCGCTCGGTGAAAGCCGAGCTGCGGGAAAACCTCATCCGCAAGCTGCGCGTGAAGGAGGACGTTTTCCCCGGCATCTTCGGCTACGACGAAACCGTGATTCCGGAGCTGCAGCGCGCCATTCTGGCCGGGCACCACATCAACCTGCTGGGCCTGCGCGGCCAGGCCAAAACCCGCATTGCGCGCCTGCTCATCAACCTGCTCGACGACTACATGCCCGTGGTGGCCGGCTCCGAGCTGAACGACGACCCGCTGCAGCCGCTGTCGGTATTCGCCAAAAACCTCATTGCCGAAAAAGGCGACGACACCCCCGTGGCCTGGGTGCACCGCGACGAGCGCTACACTGAGAAGCTGGCCACGCCCGACGTGAGCGTGGCCGACCTCATCGGCGACGCCGACCCCATCAAAGCCGCCACGCTGAAGCTGCCGTACTCCGACGAGCGAGTGATTCACTTCGGCCTGATTCCGCGGGCCCACCGCGGCATTTTCGTCATTAACGAATTGCCCGATCTGCAGGCGCGCATCCAGGTGTCGCTGTTCAATATTTTGCAGGAAGGCGACATCCAGATTCGCGGTTTCAAGGTGCGGCTGCCGCTCGATATCCAGTTCGTGTTCACGGCCAACCCGGAGGACTATACCAACCGGGGCTCAATCGTGACGCCGCTTAAGGACCGGATTGACGCCCAGATTATCACGCACTACCCGAAATCCATCGAAATCGGCAAGCGCATCACCAAGCAGGAAGCCCGCATCAAAGACGAGCAGAAGGGCATGGTGACGAGCAACGAAGTCATTCACGACTTGGTGGAGCAGGTGGCCGTCGAGGCCCGCGGCTCTGAGTTCGTGGACGCCAAGTCGGGCGTATCGGCCCGCCTCACCATCTCGGCCTACGAGCAGGTGATTGCGGGCGCCGAGCGTCGGGCGCTGGTGAACGGCGAAAGCAACACCTACGTGCGCCTGGGCGACTTCATTTCGGCCGTGCCCGCCGTGACGGGCAAGGTGGAGCTGGTGTATGAGGGCGAGCAGGAGGGCGCGGGCATCGTGGCCGAGAAGCTGATGGGCAAGGCCATCCGCACGCTGTTCCTGAACTACTTCCCCGACCCCGACAAGAGCAAAAAGCTCAAGAACCGCCCCTCGCCCTACAAAACGGTGCAGGAGTGGTTCGGCAACGGCCACACCCTGGACCTGCTGCACGACGCCAGCACCGAGGACTACCGTAAGGCGCTCGACCAGGTGCCCGGCCTGCGCGACATCGTGACCGAACTGCACCCCAACGAGACGCCCGAGCACACCTACTTCCTGATGGAGTTCCTGCTGCACGGTCTCAGCGAGCACAGTCTGATTTCGCGCAACCGCCTCACCTCGGGCGCGCAGTTCAAGGACCTGCTGTCGTCGATGTTCACCATGCCCAGCTTCGGGGATGATGACGACGAGGACGAAGAAGAGGAGAAGCCGCGCCGCCGGCGCTAG
- a CDS encoding glycosyltransferase yields the protein MSEPHLTSFAALPLVTVVALCHNHAPFLREALDSILAQTYPNLEVWLVDDASTDGSSAILREYAARQPGWHLLLLPENVGNCRAFNQAFRPSQGEFVIDFATDDVLLPERIAQQVQVFLAADPSVGMVYSNAELIDEQSQPLGLHHRPDGAGGLRPRPASGWVLADVLARYFISTPTMLMRRACLEALGGYDETLAYEDFDFWVRASRDWQFVYLDAVTTRKRKHPRSMSAKAYQAHDPYLASTIRVCEKALVLVRTPAERAALATRLRWELRQAARRRRHTEVGALYALLRQVARPGLPEWGLARWSRLFAPKAS from the coding sequence ATGTCCGAACCTCACCTTACGTCTTTTGCCGCGCTGCCCCTCGTCACCGTCGTGGCGCTGTGCCACAATCACGCCCCCTTCCTGCGCGAAGCCCTGGATTCCATTCTCGCCCAAACCTACCCGAACCTGGAAGTGTGGCTCGTGGACGACGCCAGCACCGACGGCAGCTCCGCCATCTTGCGCGAATATGCCGCCCGGCAACCCGGCTGGCACCTGCTGCTGCTGCCCGAAAACGTGGGCAACTGCCGCGCCTTCAACCAGGCTTTCCGCCCAAGCCAAGGCGAGTTTGTGATAGACTTTGCCACCGACGACGTGCTGCTGCCCGAACGCATTGCGCAGCAGGTGCAGGTGTTTCTGGCCGCCGACCCCAGCGTGGGCATGGTCTATTCCAACGCTGAATTGATTGACGAGCAAAGCCAGCCGCTGGGCCTGCACCACCGGCCCGACGGCGCCGGCGGGCTGCGGCCCCGCCCCGCCAGCGGCTGGGTGCTGGCCGACGTGCTGGCCCGCTACTTCATCAGCACGCCCACCATGCTCATGCGGCGCGCCTGCCTGGAGGCGCTGGGCGGCTACGACGAAACCCTGGCCTACGAGGACTTCGATTTCTGGGTGCGGGCCAGCCGCGACTGGCAGTTTGTGTACCTCGACGCCGTGACCACCCGCAAGCGCAAGCACCCGCGCAGCATGAGCGCCAAAGCCTACCAGGCCCACGACCCCTACCTGGCGTCCACCATTCGGGTGTGCGAGAAGGCGCTGGTCCTGGTGCGTACGCCCGCGGAGCGCGCCGCGCTGGCCACGCGCCTGCGCTGGGAACTGCGCCAGGCCGCCCGCCGGCGTCGCCACACCGAAGTGGGCGCGCTGTATGCGCTGCTGCGGCAGGTGGCGCGCCCCGGCCTGCCGGAATGGGGGCTGGCCCGGTGGAGCCGGCTTTTTGCGCCAAAAGCAAGCTAA
- a CDS encoding phytanoyl-CoA dioxygenase family protein, which translates to MSLPNDFAASDAVPPRLHLDGQVLLPGVEGTAAAAGDNTVLLATDVDLSAQAAWAAAGFVVVPGLAPAQQAQLQAGLAELLREALRHAGCDVASDFDISQYHRAIGDDPARHLAVIAQTKAYEMAQLPVAPALLEALVSQACGQPVRAHNPNVQEAVFHLRIVRPHHADQNPLHRDAWLPRYRHALNIYLPVAGSTAQSALALVPGSHHWPESAVERTAGGAIYYGVPYTVPGVLRPARPLELIRPNPGPDEVLVFSPYLLHGGAANLNPDATRVSLEMRFWRA; encoded by the coding sequence ATGTCCCTGCCCAACGACTTTGCTGCTTCCGATGCCGTACCCCCGCGACTACACCTCGACGGCCAGGTGCTTTTGCCCGGGGTAGAAGGAACTGCGGCCGCGGCCGGCGACAACACCGTGCTGCTGGCCACCGACGTCGACCTGAGCGCGCAGGCGGCGTGGGCCGCCGCGGGCTTTGTGGTAGTGCCCGGCCTGGCACCGGCTCAGCAAGCCCAATTGCAGGCTGGCCTGGCCGAGCTCTTGCGCGAGGCCCTGCGCCACGCGGGCTGCGACGTGGCGTCGGACTTCGACATCAGCCAGTACCACCGCGCCATCGGCGATGACCCTGCCCGCCACCTGGCCGTCATTGCCCAAACCAAGGCCTACGAGATGGCTCAGCTGCCCGTGGCGCCCGCGCTGCTCGAAGCGCTGGTGAGCCAGGCGTGCGGCCAGCCCGTGCGGGCTCACAACCCCAATGTGCAGGAGGCGGTGTTTCACCTGCGCATTGTGCGGCCGCACCACGCCGACCAGAACCCGCTGCACCGCGACGCCTGGCTGCCGCGCTATCGCCACGCGCTCAACATTTATCTGCCGGTGGCGGGCAGCACGGCGCAGTCGGCGCTGGCGCTGGTGCCGGGCAGCCACCACTGGCCCGAGAGCGCCGTCGAACGCACGGCCGGGGGCGCCATCTACTACGGCGTGCCCTACACGGTGCCCGGCGTGCTGCGCCCGGCCCGGCCATTAGAGCTGATTCGGCCCAACCCCGGCCCCGACGAGGTGCTGGTGTTTTCGCCCTACCTGCTGCACGGCGGTGCCGCCAACCTCAACCCCGACGCCACCCGCGTGTCGCTCGAAATGCGGTTCTGGCGCGCCTGA
- a CDS encoding VWA domain-containing protein yields MAVGFRFRDFVPEDQPEKGFESLFKLFMQLVTITSGDVGEALSWLNELDKQYGLTDDNYGVGNFIDDLKKKGYIDENEQEKGEFKITPKTEQGIRKSALEEIFGKLKKSSTGNHRTPHTGQGDEQSTDLREFRFGDSLEQIQMSESIRNAQLNHGMEGDNFMLTEGDLEVRENEHKSQTSTVLMIDISHSMILYGEDRITPAKKVAMALAELVKQKYPKDFLDVIVFGNDAWKIEVKDLPYLQVGPYHTNTVAGLELAMDLLRKRKTPNKQIFMITDGKPTCLKEGNGYYKNAFGLDRKVVNKTLNLAAAARRVKIPITTFMITSDPYLQKFVKEFTEVNQGKAYYSGLKGLGHLVFEDYRKNRRKTL; encoded by the coding sequence ATGGCCGTTGGCTTCCGCTTCCGCGATTTTGTGCCCGAAGACCAGCCCGAAAAGGGCTTTGAGTCGTTGTTTAAGCTGTTTATGCAGCTCGTGACCATCACCTCCGGCGACGTGGGCGAGGCCCTGTCCTGGCTCAACGAGCTGGACAAGCAGTACGGCCTCACCGACGACAACTACGGCGTGGGCAACTTCATTGATGACCTGAAGAAAAAGGGTTACATCGATGAGAACGAGCAGGAAAAGGGCGAATTCAAGATTACGCCCAAAACCGAGCAGGGCATCCGCAAATCAGCTTTGGAGGAGATTTTCGGCAAGCTGAAAAAAAGTAGCACCGGCAACCACCGCACCCCCCACACCGGGCAGGGCGACGAGCAAAGCACCGACCTGCGCGAGTTCCGCTTCGGCGACTCGCTGGAGCAGATTCAGATGTCGGAGTCCATCCGCAACGCCCAGCTCAACCACGGCATGGAAGGCGACAACTTCATGCTGACCGAGGGCGACCTGGAGGTGCGCGAAAACGAGCACAAGTCCCAAACCAGCACGGTGCTGATGATTGACATCTCGCATTCGATGATACTCTACGGCGAGGACCGCATCACGCCGGCCAAAAAGGTGGCCATGGCCCTGGCCGAACTGGTGAAGCAAAAGTACCCCAAAGATTTCCTCGACGTCATCGTGTTCGGCAACGACGCTTGGAAGATTGAGGTGAAAGACCTACCGTATCTGCAAGTTGGCCCCTACCACACCAACACCGTGGCCGGCCTGGAGTTGGCCATGGACCTGCTGCGCAAGCGCAAAACGCCCAACAAGCAGATTTTCATGATTACCGACGGCAAGCCCACCTGCCTGAAAGAAGGCAACGGCTACTATAAAAACGCTTTCGGCCTCGACCGCAAAGTGGTGAACAAGACGCTGAACCTGGCCGCCGCCGCCCGTCGCGTCAAGATTCCCATCACCACCTTCATGATTACCTCCGACCCGTACCTGCAGAAGTTCGTGAAGGAATTTACGGAGGTGAACCAGGGCAAGGCGTATTATTCGGGCCTGAAAGGACTGGGGCACCTGGTGTTCGAAGACTACAGGAAAAACCGCCGCAAGACGCTGTAA